In the Nothobranchius furzeri strain GRZ-AD chromosome 1, NfurGRZ-RIMD1, whole genome shotgun sequence genome, GTAACTGGGGTTATTTTTGTTTAAACTGTTTAAACATAGCCTACAAAATATGAAACACAGAGCAACGACTGAACGTAAATTTTCTGTTATTAGTGTCTTCAAATAGTAATATATATTTCTAGTGTTTGAAATTATTTTGAATGATTCACGATAAAAAAATAaacgaataaaataaaaataaaaactccacATGAAACTAGGTGAATTGTGTGCTTTTAGCGCCCTCTGTTGTTCAAATTAGAAACTGGAGGTCACTTTCAGAACTACAACAAAAATAGATTAGGATGTGTAAGTTCTATGTTTTTCATTCAAATAAAATTTGGGTTGTTAATATTTTAGTAGTCATTTTTGTGAAGAAATTAAGAATAATTACACGTCATAATGTTCTAATATTTATTTAACTGCCAGACTGTTTCTCCTTTGACAGAATGTTAAAAGTCAAGTAGTATTTCTTAAGGACTCTCCGTCCAATTTACAGAAGTAGAAAAACATTGCACAGATAAGATAAAAGGAAATGAACACAATATGATACACTAGAACATAAGAGACAAAATAATCACGAGAAAAAAACAAGAGACAATAATATGAGTAGtgtgaaaataaaatataaattatgtAATCTAAAAACGTGAAAGATAGTTATTCTAGTGTTTCCACATCTTTAGCATTAGAAGATCAGTTTGCTATTTGGCAGTTTGTTAACACAACAGCTGACCGCTAAATAAAGTTACTTTGTTGGTAGCAGTGTTGGTTTGCAGCAAGAAGATCACAGGTTCAAAGCCTGGTTGTGGCCTTTCGCATTGTTGGGGTTTGGTTTCCCTCTTGCATGCCAAAACGAAGTAGTATGTTGGGGTAATTGGTGACCCTAATTGTCCCTGGGTGTGCGAGTGAGAGTTAATgaatcataaaaaaataaaaaaataaaaacttgcccAAAGATGAAAAATGCTGTAGAAAAATCACTGGATCTCAGATTTCACAAACCCGTGGAAGATGCACGAGGGATGCTcttattttcttgtttattcgCCTCTATTTGCTACGTCCGGTTTACCCGGAACTGAGTACAATTCCCAAAGATGGCGGAGCAAGGTCCGATGGCTATAGCGATGCGGCTACGAAATCAGCTTCAGTCCGTTTACAAATTGGACCCATTGAGAAACGAGGTAAGTGGGCGAGTAATTTGAGACTGTTCGTAACAGAGGAACAAAGACGGAGAGAGAATTTGCACAAGGTAGGAGTTTATCGCGCGAACTAACGGGAGATGGTTTCTTGTGTCCGCCGCGCTGATGGTGAGGAGACGGAGAGCGCTGTTTGAGCATGCGTACACGGCGGGTCCGACCGTGTTGTTCTGCGGACCAACGTGAATAGAAGCTCTCCAACAACTGCTTTTTCCGGACTAACGTGTTGTTTCTCATTCCGACCCGGAGTTTACTTGTACTTGGAGCGCCATGTGAGTGAGCAGGGGCGGTTCGGCTCGCAGCACGCTGGTCCTCACTCGGCTTGTGTGAAGTGTCAGCGGTCGCTCCGCTCCGAGCAGCAGCTGGATGCTGTGAACAAACGatgtgtttttgttggttttgtttATGCTCGAGATTTCTCTGTTACAATAAAACGTAAGAAACTTCTTAGCTCATATGTGCGGAAcctcttaatttaaaaaaatgtccgcATTTGCCACCGTGCTGCGATTAAAACGGATGTGACTTTTGAATGAGAACGTTCTTTTAGGGGTTTGTTCTGCCTTTGGTTTCACTTCTCTtcttgaggtcaaaggtcatggtCGACTTTCCAATAGGTAGCCTGTCGAGTTATTACTTTCTGGGCTCAAAAATAGAAATGCTGAACCCTGAGATCCTGGGACATGCTTTACTTTCCCccacagaaacaaacaaaaactcaTTAATTGAGCTGGTCCTGTGCTCTGTTACTTAATGCTGTCAAAGTCAATTTCATCTGGAAATAATTAGACTTGGTTTCATCAAGAGGCTCTTCAAAAGTTCAGAATTCATCCTGAAAATGGGACTAGTGTAAATTTTATCCAgcccagtggtagagtgtctgccctgagcctgggagatcagggttagatttgtggtcgggtcataccaaatactttggaaaaaatgggacccagtgccccctgcttgacactcgacgttaaggggttggattgggggggttagtccaccaaatagttcccgagcgtggccacagctgcagctaacCACTCCCATCGAGGATGGGTAattccaccagtgtgtgatgatgaatttgggactttaactttacaaTGCTGCAGAACGTAGGAGTTGCATTTTTGCCTGTATTTGTATGTTTTGTGTGTTGTTTAGGTATCTAGGTGAAAACGTTACTCAGAGTCGAGTTCCTACATGATAGATTTTCTGAGATTTCTGTAATTACATTATTTCAAAGAAAGTATGTCACATTTAAGCAATGGCATCCAAAATCCATACGTTAGTTTTCAGTTTAAGTCTCAATGTCGTTTATAGCCTAATGTTTCTTGTACTCAAAAGGAGGAAGTCAAGTTGAAGATCAAGGACCTGAATGAACACATCGTCTGCTACCTCTGTGCAGGCTACTTCGTAGATGCAACAACAATTACAGAGTGTTTGCACACTTGTAAGTCTGTGAATCTTATATTTGTCAGTCTTGATGGAGTTCCAGAGCTGAAAACACGTTTTCCAGCACAAATGTCTTCAGCAGAATATCTCCTCCTCTTTGCTGCACAGTCTGTAAAAGCTGCATTGTGAAATACCTGCAAACCAGCAAATATTGTCCCATGTGCAACATCAAGATCCACGAAACTCAGCCCTTACTCAACCTCAAACTGGATCGAGTGATGCAAGACATCGTGTACAAACTAGTGCCTGGTCTTCAAGAAAGTACGTTTCGAGCACATCTGCAGATTTAATTTAACTGATTTCAGAGAAAAAGAGAGATACTTGTTCTTTTGTATACTTTTGACAATACTTGCTAAGTGTGTGTATGTTGTGATATTTCTTTTAGGTGAAGATAAAAGAATTAAAGATTTTTATCAGTCGAGAGGACTAGAAAGAGTCGTTCAACCAGCTGGGGACGGTAACCTCGATTTGTCTCTCCCACATAGTTTTAAACACTGAAAAACTTTTCCTTATTTGTTTTTAAAGTGAAAACTTTTCTCTCTCTAGATGTGTCTGATGGTGCGGGTTTACCTTTCACAAGTTTTGACCACTCCAAAGCTCACTTCTACAGATACGATGAGCAGGTTTCACTCTGTTTAGAAAGACTGAGGTACACTTTTGTGTGTTTTCAAGGAATAACTGTGATAAGGCCGACGTTTAAGCATGGATTTGAGCATATGAGTGTTTATCTAGTTAAAGATGATGTTCTAAGATTCCCTTTTTGAGTCCTGTTTATTCTGACTTCTCTTCACAGTTCATCACTTGCTGGGAAAGATAAAACAAAACTTACTCTACAGGTAGGTCCCATAAAAATCCCACAAAGATATCTTTTATTCATGTCTTTGAGCTTACAGATGTTGTTCAGATGCTTTTAAAATAAATAGGTGCTTCACAACTTAGACTTTAATGTCTGGGGCAGATTTCTAAACCCCCGTTTGAGCAGGTTCAGTTATTCAGATAGATAGCACATGAacaactgcagcagcagcaggatccagTCTTCAGGGCAGCTTTAGGTCGGCTGTTGTTAAGGTCTCACAGGGAGACTGGCATAAGTGAGTGAAGACATGAAACCCTTCATTATTTCTTAACCAAGTCCCTGCTCTTAGTAAAAGCTGGGTTGCAGAGTACAGAAAATTGCATGGCATTTTGTGTTCCTTGCACTTTATCACAGTCTCATAAAATTATCCACTGACTACATGTGTGGTTAAAATCCATGCAGTTAAGAAACATTTATAAATCCCAGGATTTCACCAGCaacttgtttttgttctgttcatcAGCGTTCATCTTCACTGCACTGATGTTGGTAAACCAGCAGAGGGTGATGTTGAGTCATTATCTAGGGCTGGGGTGTCCACCGTACAAGTTCTGCAGTTTTACTTATTATGGAGAATAAGCAACATATTCTAAACCAGGTTTTACCTTCAGATGATCTTGTCTGGTGACTTCTACTGATGTTTTCTCTCTTTGTTTCATGTGAATTTAGGTCTTTTTTGCTGCTTACGTTTGTTAtgttttgcatttatttgtttgtgACCTCCTACATTTTTTGCCAGAACATTTAATTTGATTTGAGGGAATTTCTTTATATGTCTGAGACACCTTTTGTCACTCGTATCATATTTGAGAGAGGATTCTTCCTTTTGTAGGCGTGGTGCAGCGCCTtgcctgagcctatgtaggggaaacactggaagacggctcatctgctacctgtcaatcaaaaagaCTCACCCCTTAGTATTCATTATTCGAGCTTTTATTACGTCTAAAAATTTGAGTCACAAaacattgcccccccccccccccccccccccccgagttgtCATGACTGTGAACTAGactaattaaaaataaatgtgttttggtaccaggctgtaaacacgttTATTGCCGCTGTGAaggtggcatttttaacatgggagtcaatgggaacttgttTTCTGGATCCAGCCCCTAGTAGATGAGGGGGTACTGCATTTTTGTGTCATATCCACATTGGCTTCACTCTTGGCAGAGTTTGCCCCCTTGATCTGAACCCAGTCCCACCTCAGGATAtccagtcaggttttttttccccaCTAATATCTCTAGTTTTACAGACCAGATTATCTTGCGGTGAGAACCCTAATCCCAGTTTTCCACTatattttgtttaaaaataatatatatattataaagagttttgttctcatttgtctgAAACTTCTGCCAGTAACGTTTCTGGGCTAAAAGTAACCACTGGACCGTCTGGTTGTTGGTCTCACTGAACAGTGGCACTTCCTTGGGtccttcattcattacacactcacggatttagcaacagaacaccactggtgtaagaggttctccgctcaataatgtcaaagaaggagaaacagctggctgctgccacttcaactttaggacaaatttctacagtcccaaaaagaaacaccatctgaagtcacggacaacaagtcGGTTGGGTCCAAACGTAGCTTGTTCTTTAGGttagctaaagcagctttaaccaTGATGCCTCCGTAACCAAGGtaataacagaaaataaacaacagaCCATTCTGGATacatgttgttttttattgtgcAAACTGGCAAAACCATGCACGATCTTACAATTGTCCAAGGGTTTACTGATCTCACGAGACCAGCTGCGTAGAATGCTTTTGCTGCCGATGCACATCTGAAATGCTCCGGGTGGGAAGGGACGTGCTGCTGAGCTCACGTCTAATACTTTACGTGTCACTTACGCATCCGGTGTAAAGCCGGGGTCAGATTACAAACACACACTCGAGTGTGATGTTGGTTTGGTTTGCTAGCACACGCTGTGTCCCTGCTGCTTTCTGGATTTAGCAGAATCTTTGTTCTGTTCTTTCCCTTCTCCGTTGGAGGTCAAGTCTCATTCACTCATTTTTCTGAGGTGTAAACTTAGTGTAACAGATTTCTGCTCTTACATTAAAAGAAATGTTGCGCCCCTGCAGAGCAGACACACAGAAAAGTGAGTTTAGCTCTGCAGCTTCAGAGTGTTTATTAATTTGTGTGGGAGTGGGAAACCTTCAGCAGCACGCTCAGTCGATTCTTCTCTCTAAATCTAAACGTAACAGGAGTCCGCCACACCCGGTTTCTATAGATGCCTTGTTGTTAGTCTGAGTTTCTTCTGCTCCACATTAGTTACAGAACTGAGGTTCTGTTTACGAATCTGGATCCacatcagaaacattcaaatgTGTTCATGCTAAGGTGTAAGCCAGCTGTCAGTAGCTGGTGCTTCTACTTTTCAAAGCAAAACAGAGAAGACATTTTTAACTGTGTGTTTTTAACTTTTATATTTCCCTGCAATAACTCAAATACTGATGTTGATATTAGTGCACACATCCACAACAGAGGGGTGTGCTTCAGTGGTGCGGTAACATGAAAAAAACAACTAAACAGAATAATTTATTTTGTAATCCAAACATGTCGACGAGGAGCTCTGCTGCAGTTTCAGCAGCTTCTCTCATGCTGTTTGGATCTCTTACTCTGTCGAACATGACGGCTAAATTCTGTTGCTCCTGTGAAGTGTTTACAGCTGAGTTGTTTCTCTCTCTCCTGCAGCAGAAGTTTGTGCGTTGTTCTGTTCGAGCAGAGGTGAGACACCTACGGAAAGTGCTTTGCCACAGACTGAATGTGGAAAAACACCAGGTGAGTTGGTGATATGATCGTAAACAGATGCAGGATCTATGTTGAAATGAACATTTTCCAGTGTGTGAGTTCTGTCCAAAGCCCTCTCAGTGCCTCATGGTGCTCATGGGAATACGTTTCCAGTGATGGTGGCTGTTTAAACTCTTCCCCTTGGGGGGTTAGGGTCTTAAAAATGTCCACATTGCTACCACACAATAAATTGTTGCAGTAATTTAACATGTTTTATTCCTTCATAGTTTTCTACTGTGATTTCCTAAAATTCAAAGATTATTCTTTTAATCTGTGTAGATTTGTTTGGAGAATGTGACGTCACcataaatgtgtttttagtactgcgataaaacaaaaacaaaatttttAATTATGAAGTACGTCTTTCTGAAAAGGAAACTTTGGTAAATGAACAAGTTTCACTgcaaaaattataaatatttttaCTATCTTACCTGTTTTAGATGGGAAAGAGGTTTATATTGACAcgattgatgagctaactgctagtttgTGCTCAGCCAAGACCAAAATGTTTGGCTGCCATTGTAAAACATTTCTAAGCTACAGAGATTTGTTTTGGTTTATGTCAacaaaaattagattttttttttaaaccaccCTCTCTTATTTACATGGAATTGTATGTATGGTTATTTACAAGTAAGATGTCACCAGTAGCAGCAAATGTAGCACGTCAGTGCATCCTGGGAAACTGATGGTGGGGTTACGTTTTATAGAATCCTTTCCAGGATGAAATTTTAAAgactttttttgttttaaaacaactgCAGTGCTCTTTAGTCTTGGCTGCACACGAACTAGCCTTTAGCCCCTCAGTCATTTTACATGTAATCTCTCTGGAGGTTTTCCACGACAGGTGCAAGAGTAATGatttaaaaactaaaaatgtGGCTGGGTGATGAATCAATAGCAATATGTGTTTCAAAATAGCTTTTCACAATAGACATATGAGGAGGAACACTCTCCAGCAGAAACTTTATTTTCCCAGGTAAGAGTGAGTTTGAATAGATTTTTAAGCACCATGCCTGTAAcgtttattttacttgttttctaCACAACATGCTTGCTTCTACTGACGTGAAAGTCGAGACCAAATACTGAAGACTCAGCAGACCAAACTAATCGATCCTTGCTACAGCAACTAGAAAAATGCCAAATATAACAGTGCGAGCATAGATGATGCCTATTTTATTGTTTGTAGTGTTTCTTTTAAAGCTGCTTAAAACTTCCCTGATGTAAAACATTGTTTTTTGTCCTtttgtcttttacttctttttttattgcttattctcaaATAAGCTGTTTAAAACAAGCCCGTTTTATTGAGTTCTGTTCTCTTGTGAAAATTAAAGATTTTAGTTTAAAATAAACCTCTTTtatttatccaaaacatttatgTGACATGTTCAGCTttcaaaaataaaactttaaaataaaaaataactttaCATATTCAAATCTAAATTTAAATACCAGTGAACGTTAAAGATTGACAAAAATAGCCATTGCcttttgtgatgtgtgtgtgtgtgtgtgtgtgtgtgtgtgtgtgtgtgtgtgtgtgtgtgtgtgtgtgtgtgtgtgtgtgtgtgtgtgtgtgtgtgtgtgtgtgtgtgtgtgtgtgtgtgtgtattgactGATATGGAAAATTTATATGGTGATAGGATTTTTCCattttgcccagccctacttaaaATGGGGGAGAAAAAAATCCCATTAACTGTCTTGGTCAACATTAAGAGAAATGTTGTTATTTCTGTCAAAGATCCATTTGATCATGCTTTTTTTATGTAAAGGCAACTGTTATATATGTGTTTACAGCATCTGAAGCCATCACTCTGGAACTGGATTTGTTATTTTAACTAACAGAACCCATCGACTCACAGTTTAGTCGAGTTTCCCAGCTTTACTTTAAGCTCTTTTACCGTTAAAGTAACATTTATGACATGTTTAGACACATTCAGTGGTGTCTTTGTTTGTAATAAAGATCTCAAAATTTTAGACAAATACAAAGTTTTTCTATGATACAAGAGGAAGTAACACTTCAGCTCGCTGTTCACCAACAATATGCAGccgttttaaaatattttaaataaccACTTGTCCAGTTAAAGTGGGACAAATTATTTACTCATCCCTGAGTTTAAAGTTAGAGTCCCTAAAGATGATTGAGTATGTCTAATTAAAGCAGGAGTGTGATTTAAATGTCTTTAGTATTTTTTTATAACTGGAAATCTTAATTTATTGAAAGTTTTTAAGACGTGACTTCTTCTAAATTCTCTAGTTGCTTGTAATTTTACTCCAGAAGAATGCCATCAGGCtgaaaaaaggtttatttttccaAAGTTTGTCTTAAAAACATTCACATAAAGTTCTCTCTGACTTCCCTTTACGTCTGTTTTGTGTCTCCGTAGGTTCAAATGATGTTTAATAACGAGTCTCTGCCCGATCACATGACAATGAAACGACTATGGCTCTCACACTGGTTTGGAAAGGTATGGAGCAGCAAATATCAGCTGGAGGGCAGCAGACATCTGTTTCGCACGTACTTCATGTAGAAAACTGCAGAACTCTCACCAGACGTGTTTCATTAAATATATATTCTCTAATCAATAacgatttaaatgttttttttcctcctgCAGGCTCAACCTTTAGTTCTTCACTACACCATCAAAGACAAGAGGAACAGATAGGATGAGGGTTCAGTTTAAAATAAGCTGTACAACTTTTGTACAATACATATTCTATTTTAATAGTGTTTGTGTACATATATTATTTTCTCTGTTTTGTATTTTTGAAAATAAAtctgaaatggaaaaaaaaaagatcttaaGCGTGTTTTTTCTCCCTACATTTTGGGCATCCAAGACCGTTTTCTTATGTCTAGACAATAATGCCCCCTTACAGGTTAAATGTGACAAGTGGGAGTTTCTTATTCTGTTTAAGCAAGAATTATATTTGTATAGGAGAGGTAATTTAGTTTAAAATATTTAGAGAGAAAAAAGTCTCGATTTTCTTCAGTTATGTAAGTATTCCTTGAGGTTTGTACTCAAATTTTAAAAGATAAATTATGAATTTATTGTGTAAATTGTTTAAAAATTTCAAAGTATTCTAATTTGGTTTTAAACAAATCTTCCCAAAATAGTAAAACATTTAGtaaaaatgaaaatgttaaaGAAAATCACATTTGACCTAAAATTGTCTTTATAAAAGATAGTCTGCTTGAATAAAAGCTGTAGCTGTTGAGCTTCCATAACAAAAACGGCGTTAGCAATTACTCTATGCAGTAGCAGTTTTTCATTCTTTGGAGGAGTAGAACAAGAGAAACGTGTCTAAAGAAAACACTGAGCTGCAAAGATTTCACTGATCTTTTGTCTGTCTTACAAAACATCTCCCCTAGATGACCACTAGGTGGCAGGCTTGGCGCTGTTTATGCACCAGACGAGCTGCTGTTTCTCGTCTCCAGGGTGAAAGGAGACAGATAACCTGACACAAGCTGATAAAGAATGCATTCTCACTTTTAGAGCCAAACTTTCACCTACACTTATCAAAATTAACCCTAAAATTCTAAATAACACAGTAAATGTTCTGCACATACAGAACTATGTGCAACGGGGAGAAATCTTTACAAAAATATTTTAAGCTTGATATGAAAAAATATAAAAGTAAATCATCAGA is a window encoding:
- the pcgf1 gene encoding polycomb group RING finger protein 1 isoform X2 — its product is MAEQGPMAIAMRLRNQLQSVYKLDPLRNEEEVKLKIKDLNEHIVCYLCAGYFVDATTITECLHTFCKSCIVKYLQTSKYCPMCNIKIHETQPLLNLKLDRVMQDIVYKLVPGLQESEDKRIKDFYQSRGLERVVQPAGDDVSDGAGLPFTSFDHSKAHFYRYDEQVSLCLERLSSSLAGKDKTKLTLQKFVRCSVRAEVRHLRKVLCHRLNVEKHQVQMMFNNESLPDHMTMKRLWLSHWFGKAQPLVLHYTIKDKRNR
- the pcgf1 gene encoding polycomb group RING finger protein 1 isoform X1, giving the protein MAEQGPMAIAMRLRNQLQSVYKLDPLRNEEEVKLKIKDLNEHIVCYLCAGYFVDATTITECLHTFCKSCIVKYLQTSKYCPMCNIKIHETQPLLNLKLDRVMQDIVYKLVPGLQESEDKRIKDFYQSRGLERVVQPAGDDVSDGAGLPFTSFDHSKAHFYRYDEQVSLCLERLSSSLAGKDKTKLTLQQKFVRCSVRAEVRHLRKVLCHRLNVEKHQVQMMFNNESLPDHMTMKRLWLSHWFGKAQPLVLHYTIKDKRNR